AAGCTATTCAGATCTAATATATCACCGTCTGGTGCCCACAAGTTATATATCAACTAGTCATGTATTATCAGAACTAGAAATAAAGCTAAACAATACCATGATATTGCTGAAACTTCTTGATTCATTGTAAACATCACCTGTACTTTTGTCTTCCGTgttttattctaaaaaaaacttatatatttattaatgtttGCCAGTTTATAGGTATTATATAAGACTTGGAAATTTATAATGACTCCACATTAATTGAAGCCTCCAGCCCAGTATGAAGATAAGTTAATTGTCTcgtgtatttacatgtatatctagcTAGCTGCACTACACGTGGGCTGACACACACTGATATAAGGAGCCTCGCCACTGCAAACTTTTTATGACGTATGCTACTCCGGTATCAAGCACTATATATGGTGTTGTTAGAGTAGGGAATAGTATCACGACCCCACACGACGCTAGCTCCTTAACTACAACACAGCCTGTAATCCGGGGAGCCGGAGTTATACactgtaaatagaaaaaaacttCACTGAAATATACGTAATGTAGCCAACCATTCTCCAGTGCCCACTTAAGCCTTACATACAACATATTAGTTATATCGCTATACTGCCTTTATGTTTTAATCTTCGGTAATACACATTGCTATAttgtgatttgttttaatgctATGATACTACGActttatagatatagatagtacGTAGTATGtactctcatacctacacgtgtaatactgtcTCGTCTAGGGCAAGACACTAATTCCTGTACTAATACCATCAACTATACTCCGATGGTTTCTGATATATACGAAAGCCGATTGgtctcattttgataaaaaaaactatcgCGTTATTACgctatttttatttattttcttcttctGTGTTATTACGCGAAGCTTTCGAAATTACATTGTTTGAACTCTCGGAAGCCACATTTTGATTCCGGAAGCCACATTTAATATGGACGAGCAAGAACTTTGTCATGCTGCAGTTCactcaaaataaatattgaaacttCGTTTAAATCTGAAAAGTCTTTCCATCTTGTAAATTCCAATTGATTTAGATACCGCTTTTCTACAGTTGATTTGCTTTTAATAACTTTCAGGCGTTAAGCTACAATATACTCCCGTACTCAGGTGCATCAGCAtagttttcatgtttattttagaatactttaatattttagatcatttttagaaacatcagTTTAATATTAGTGTTGGAATTTGAAATTCCACTATCCAAAAcattgagttcttcagggtaGTGTCTTATGGCCATGGTCTTATACTGCCCTgataaagtataaaataaagaCTTTCGATTATGTAAATCGGGGTGTATAACACCTATATGCGAATCAAATAATCGTTTCAAAAGTTTCGCATTATAACGTGACAGTTTCTGTATTCAAAAAATAATCGGATGTGGGCCACTGTATCAGAAACCGTTGGATTATATCAACTACAACATTGCTATTGTTATCTGTAAGACAAAGACATTTTGAATCATTCCTACTTGGGAGGGATTTCTGTATATTTGGACTAATGCCACGgtttatcattttgtataaAACAGGACTAGATGTTCTGCGTCTACATTACAAGTTGTGACACTTTGGTCATTTTGACATCATTTGGGATACACTCTTATTGATTGACATTACCTCTGATACGCTTTTGTTATTTTGACACTACCTGGGATACATTCTTGttatttgacattacctgagatacactcttgttatttgacattacctgagatacactcttgttatttgacattacctgagATACATTCTTGTCATTTTGACATTACCTGGGATACACTCTTGTTATTTTGACATTACCTGAGATAAACTCTTGTTATTTGACATTACCTGGGATACACTCTTGTTATTTTGACATTACCTGGGATACACTCTTGTTATTTTGACATTACCTGAGATAAACTCTTGTTATTTGACATTACCTGGGATACACTCTTGTTATTTGACATTACCTGGGATACACTCTTGttatttgacattacctgagATACACTCTTGTTATTTTGAAACTACCTGAGATACACTCTTGTTATTTTGACACTACCTGGGATACATTCTTGttatttgacattacctgagATACACTCTTGTTATTTGACATTACCTGGGATACACTTTGttatttgacattacctgagATACACTCTTGTTATTTGACATTACTGAGATACACTCTTGTATTGACATTACCTGAGATACACTCTTGTATTTGACATTCCTACTCTTGtatttgacattacctgagatacattcttgttatttgacattacctgagatacactcttgttatttgacattacctgagATACATTCTTGTATTTTGACATTACCTGAGATACATTCTTGttatttgacattacctgagatacattcttgttatttgacattacctgagatacattcttgttatttgacattacctgagATACATTCTTGTTATTTGACATTACCTGGATACATTCTTGttatttgacattacctgagatacattcttgttatttgacattacctgagatacattcttgttatttgacatttgatacatcttgttatttgacattacctgagatacactcttgttatttgacattacctgagatacactcttgttatttgacattacctgagatacactcttgttatttgacattacctgagatacactcttgttatttgacattacctgagatacactctcttgttatttgacattacctgagatacactcttgttatttgacattacctgagatacactcttgttatttgacattacctgagatacactcttgttatttgacattacctgagatacactcttgttatttgacattacctgagatacactcttgttatttgacattacctgagATACACTCTTGTTATTTTGACATTACCTGGGATACACTCTTGTTATTTTGACATTACCTGAGATAAACTCTTGttatttgacattacctgagatacactcttgttatttgacattacctgagatacactcttgttatttgacattacctgagatacactcttgttatttgacattacctgagatacactcttgttatttgacattacctgagatacactcttgttatttgacattacctgagATACACTCTTGTTATATTGACATTACCTGAGATACACTCTTGttatttgacattacctgagatacactcttgttatttgacattacctgagatacactcttgttatttgacattacctgagATACACTCTTGTTATTTGACACTACCTGAGATACACTCTTGttatttgacattacctgagatacactcttgttatttgacattacctgagatacactcttgttatttgacattacctgagatacattcttgttatttgacattacctgagatacactcttgttatttgacattacctgagATACACTCTTGTAATTTGACATTACCTGAGATACATTCTTGTCATTTTGACATTACCTGAGATACATTCTTGttatttgacattacctgagATACACTCTTGTTATTTGACATTACCTGGGATACACTCTTGttatttgacattacctgagATACACTCTTGTTATTTGACATTACCTGGGATACACTCTTGttatttgacattacctgagatacactcttgttatttgacattacctgagATACACTCTTGTAATTTGACATTACCTGAGATACATTCTTGTCATTTTGACATTACCTGAGATACACTCTTGttatttgacattacctgagatacattcttgttattttgacattacctgagatacattcttgttatttgacattacctgagATACACTCTTGTTATTTTGACATTACCTGAGATACACTCTTGTTATTTTGACATTACCTGGGATACATTCTTGTCATTTTGACATTACCTGAGATACATTCTTGttatttgacattacctgagATACATTCTTGTCATTTTGACATTACCTGAGATACATTCTTGttatttgacattacctgagatacattcttgttattttgacattacctgagatacattcttgttatttgacattacctgagATACATTCTTGTTATTTTGACATTACATGGGATACATTCTTGttatttgacattacctgagATACATTCTTGTTATTTTGACATTACATGGGATACATTCTTGttatttgacattacctgagATACATTCTTGTTATTTTGACACAAACTGGGATACATTCTTGTTATTTGACATTACCTGGGATACATTCTTGttatttgacattacctgagATACATTCTTGTTATTTTGACACAAACTGGGATACATTCTTGttatttgacattacctgagatacattcttgttatttgacattacctgagATACATTCTTGTTATTTTGACATTAACTGGGATACATTCTTGttatttgacattacctgagATACACTCTTGTTATTTGACATTACCTGGGATACACTCTTGttatttgacattacctgagatacactcttgttatttgacattacctgagATACATTCTTGTTATTTTGACACAAACTGGGATACATTCTTGttatttgacattacctgagATACATTCTTGTTATTTTGACACAAACTGGGATACATTCTTGTTATTTGACATTACATGGGATACATTCTTGttatttgacattacctgagatacattcttgttatttgacattacctgagatacattcttgttatttgacattacctgagatacattcttgttatttgacattacctgagatacattcttgttattttgacattacctgagatacattcttgttattttgacattacctgagatacattcttgttattttgacattacctgagatacattcttgttatttgacattacctgagatacattcttgttattttgacattacctgagatacattcttgttatttgacattacctgagATACATTCTTGTTATTTTGACATTAACTGGGATACATTCTTGttatttgacattacctgagATACATTCTTGTTATTTGACATTACCTGGGATACATTCTTGttatttgacattacctgagatacactcttgttatttgacattacctgagatacattcttgttatttgacattacctgagatacattcttgttatttgacattacctgagatacattcttgttattttgacattacctgagatacattcttgttatttgacattacctgagatacattcttgttatttgacattacctgagATACATTCTTGTTATTTTGACATTACCTGAGATACATTCTTGTCATTTTGACATTACCTGAGATACACTCTTGTTATTTGACAATACCTGAGATACACTCTCGttatttgacattacctgaTACATGTACCTGATACCTCTTCGTAGAGGTCAATTGTAAGCTGATATCAGCTTACTCTGGCCCGTTTTGTGTTGATAACTCGAGATAGACTTTGGTAATTTTGACATTACCTGGGATGCATTCTGGTCATTTTGACATTACCTGGGATGCACTCTCGTTATTTGACATTACCTGtgattctttgtttgtttgattaattaacgtcctattaacagccagggtcatgtaatgacggcctcccatgtatgccatgtgttgcgtgtatgtgtgcgaggtgcgtgttttgggagactgtggtatttgttgcttggtgtcgtaggcggcatgcttcaacgatatagcactataaacagggcaacagttccactatacaagaagacacaacacgaatatacctgGGATACACTCTGGTCATTTTGACATTACCTGGGATACACTCTCGTTCTTTTGTGATACACTTTTGTTATTTTGGCACGTCACGCTTTGAAACGTATCCATAACAAGAGTGCCATTCTGCTCTCTTTGTACCTATAATCAATCTATACATGAAACCATAACTTACATTTAAACTTGTTAACAATAAGCTTACCATAATCATATTGTTTTTTCAGGAACTTTTATCTGCTGAAAAAGAATCATCACAGCACCCAGGAACAGTGGAACAAATTCTAAAGTCTAATGAAAGTCCCTCGACTATTCAGATGTCTCCAGCGGCGTCCACGGATGGCTCCAGCCAATCGTCAATCAATGTCTTACTTGATTCTTCTAATCAGAATATTGCCATCCCGGATGACATATTTAAGGATTTTCAGGCCTTAAAGAGTGCCACACACCTCGATACGACTGAGCTGATGAGAAAACTGTTGAAAGAATACACCAGGTTAGTCATATGACCATTGATATCGACGTTAGTACGGAGTGTTTATTCACAATGATAAACTGATTTGCTTAAAGCCTAAATTTTAACGTAATACTTTGTAATTCTTATTGATTTGATATCCTTTTTAGGGCCGGAATTCATTTTTTCAACGTTAATATATATGCTAGATATATCGTTTGTCATGATTTAGCGCTCAGAGTGAAAACTAGATGTTTCTTAAGTGAGCACATGCGCACGTGAATGATGAAAtcataaatcaataaattaaaatagcCCTATTAAATACTATTGATACTAACGATGATTTAGTTTGTAGAATCACTAAATGTATTTCTTGACATAATGCTCTTCTTTCCCACAATCTCACCTGTTACGGTTACTTGTTGCAGTGGTACCGAATCCGATGCCGATTGCGCTAGTGGCAGCGACAACCGGAAGTCCCCCGGAATGGAACAAGGGCAAGACGTGTCCAGTCTTTCCGAGTATTATAAAACAGAGTCAGCTGACGTCACTAAATGTGACACTGGGCTTCCTTATCAGTCTGACGCCAATGAACCACTAGATCTGTCCACCATAAAAACAGAAAAAGATGACAAATATCGAGAACTCTGCGTCTCGGCATCACTGACCCATGACTCCTCACCACAGGTCAATGTTCGCCAGGGGTCAACTCTTTTCCCAACAAACATTGAGACTCAGAAACCGCAACCTTATTTTGGAACTGGAAGTCCCGGTGTTATCTTGTATCCATTTTTCGGTTCTGGTCTGGGAGCCGAGTATCCTTCAGCTGTTCCGGGAACCTCAATGAAGGTTCCGACGGTGATGCATCCAGCTATGCAAGTCGATCAAACGGAAAACACGGGTATGGAATCTCCGGAGCCCAGGTCAAGCGCAAGCGTCCAGTCGGAAAAGGATTTTCCATTAGATAACAACTACCGGGAAGTCCAGTTTCAAAACGGATCTGTTACAATCAAAGGTACAAAGCTTCATCCAGAAATACAAGTTGGTGACTTACAGGATCAGAATACCACCACCAATAGTGTACACAGTCCGATACAGTTTCAGGAACCAACCCAGATGGCCAGTGTCACTAACGCTGAATCCGGTGCTGTCGTCATGCCAACCGATTCAACACCAGTACCGATAGCAGCCATCCCAACTACACAGGAAATGATGCAAACTTTACCCCCAGCCCAACAAACACCTCCACAGGTTGCTGGCATCCTCCCGACTGTTATGACGCCTACAGAACTATCAAACATGGCGTTCGCCGAGAATTACGCTGCTGCAGCAGCTCAATACCAAATGCAGGAATTTCAAAAACCATCCAAAGTCTCGGGTAAGTCCCCAAAGAATCTCAACAAAAAATCAGGACAAATGAAACTGATAGCGGAAAACACTTCTCACCATGGTGTCTATACAAGTGTGTTAAAATTACCTTGGAGTAGACGGACGCGTACACCCAAAACGGACAATAGCGAGAAGAGCAGTCAACAGCAGCAGAAATTGCTTCTAAAACAACAACAGTTACAGCAACAGCTACACCAACAACAGTTATTACAACAGCAACAGAAGCAAcaacagcagcaacaacaacagcagGCTCAGCAGCCATTGATGCTACTTCCTGTTGCTACAACAAATATGCCGTCCACACAAGCGGGTGTTTTTATTCCCGCCACAAACTTCACCATGCCAACCGTCGCTTCGTCCCCTGCTGATACATCTGCGATGAGTGGGACTCTCACGTCGACCGTGACTACGCCGATGGCCTCCCCTTTAACCACGCCCACTTCCACACAGCCAATGATGATGGTGTATCCAAATGCTACCTTTGGAACTGTAAATAAACCTGTGCGGAAACGAGGCCGTCCTCCGAAGGTTCCTGTTTTAGCCCGGATGTTAGCCGAGGCTAACAAACGAGCTGCCTTAGACATGCAACAGATTCCGAATATTTTCCAGAATTTTCCAGGATGCCAACAACCAGCGGCCATTGTTTTGAATGTGAATAATATGGTTAATCCGGCCGTACCGGGGTCAATCACAACACTGAACCCCATGACGTCATCATCCGTCCTTCCCAACAGTTCTCCTGCTGTAGTAACCGCGCcaactgacactgtccctatcGAACAGGTACAGCAGCATACGTTCGATTTACAGCAACAAATTCCAGTGTTGTCTGGTCAGATACCCATTCAACAAGTTCCGACACCGGAAAAACACACACTTGAGACAGATCCGCGTTATAGAACTGTGTCGCATGCAGACGTTCCCAGTCAAGCATCACCAAAACATTCAACAGACCTGTTGTCAAAACCTTCACAGCCAACTCGGCCCATACAGCCAGAACTAAAAACATTGTCAAGTACCAGTGTTGCTAATAATGACAACGGGGCTCTCTACCAAGAGATGATTCTTTCTTCAAAAGCATTGGTAAATGTGAAGCCGAGACGACGTCAAACAACGACAGAACTTCTGAAATCAAAATCAGGGGCGGACAGTTTTATCTGTACATCATTTCGACTTCGATCTTTACCGGGTAAACCTAAGGAGAAACGAACAGCAGTGGTCACTGGTATGAAGCGTCGGGGTCGACCTCCGAAACGTAGAATGATGGGAATGTTTGATCATCAAATAGACGGTTTGGGTAAGAAAACCACAGATCAGTTGCCTTCCCAAGTACCAATTTCAGATTCCCAGACTATAGCACAGTTGTACGGAGAATCAAATGTGGACGCACTTCACTCATCATCAGAGATTGGACAAACCGATCTCAACATGGAGGAAGGACACGATCTAGACCAATGTCCAAGAAGTTTGAGCAATTCCGAAGAACCCCGTCTATTCGACGGAGAAATTGACAGTAGCTTTGATAATCCTTTGTTAGCAAATCAATTCAATATTGATGGATCGCTGTCAGAGGGTTGTTTGAATGAAGACCCGTCGCAG
The nucleotide sequence above comes from Argopecten irradians isolate NY chromosome 1, Ai_NY, whole genome shotgun sequence. Encoded proteins:
- the LOC138317590 gene encoding uncharacterized protein, producing the protein MSHRRKNAHPMNKQKRIGNVVDRVLAAKTREYELLSAEKESSQHPGTVEQILKSNESPSTIQMSPAASTDGSSQSSINVLLDSSNQNIAIPDDIFKDFQALKSATHLDTTELMRKLLKEYTSGTESDADCASGSDNRKSPGMEQGQDVSSLSEYYKTESADVTKCDTGLPYQSDANEPLDLSTIKTEKDDKYRELCVSASLTHDSSPQVNVRQGSTLFPTNIETQKPQPYFGTGSPGVILYPFFGSGLGAEYPSAVPGTSMKVPTVMHPAMQVDQTENTGMESPEPRSSASVQSEKDFPLDNNYREVQFQNGSVTIKGTKLHPEIQVGDLQDQNTTTNSVHSPIQFQEPTQMASVTNAESGAVVMPTDSTPVPIAAIPTTQEMMQTLPPAQQTPPQVAGILPTVMTPTELSNMAFAENYAAAAAQYQMQEFQKPSKVSGKSPKNLNKKSGQMKLIAENTSHHGVYTSVLKLPWSRRTRTPKTDNSEKSSQQQQKLLLKQQQLQQQLHQQQLLQQQQKQQQQQQQQQAQQPLMLLPVATTNMPSTQAGVFIPATNFTMPTVASSPADTSAMSGTLTSTVTTPMASPLTTPTSTQPMMMVYPNATFGTVNKPVRKRGRPPKVPVLARMLAEANKRAALDMQQIPNIFQNFPGCQQPAAIVLNVNNMVNPAVPGSITTLNPMTSSSVLPNSSPAVVTAPTDTVPIEQVQQHTFDLQQQIPVLSGQIPIQQVPTPEKHTLETDPRYRTVSHADVPSQASPKHSTDLLSKPSQPTRPIQPELKTLSSTSVANNDNGALYQEMILSSKALVNVKPRRRQTTTELLKSKSGADSFICTSFRLRSLPGKPKEKRTAVVTGMKRRGRPPKRRMMGMFDHQIDGLGKKTTDQLPSQVPISDSQTIAQLYGESNVDALHSSSEIGQTDLNMEEGHDLDQCPRSLSNSEEPRLFDGEIDSSFDNPLLANQFNIDGSLSEGCLNEDPSQRRFVFSDDEEARLNREQTLSLGAVPDNDDSSNEDSDYFSNDMFSKLFHCKVCNEIIPVEKKNEHWEKHARVKIKCVSCSTTCHKFLTKEQMSSDSARECLQCDNCERSAEADISDHSTPIPCEVCQETFRDGRTLKRHIKVEHPGTYALQKAKLMSLRKHSEDQPQPNPKSHELKVYWCPVEECRKKFYSKFRIKLHMKKWHSNKQGPPSPGGEGGKKKGRGQFRQFTVKGYTCSWPGCDEEFQTERNLKVHLLLHRDEKPLQCDFCEYRCRQRSALGWHTRKHHPEASNVLMTYTQSTEGSEPGEENGVE